A segment of the Terriglobia bacterium genome:
TGCCCTTTTCCATTAACTACCGAGCCCTTCACGCCGCGACCGCACTGCCGCATCCCGTTTCGGGAAGTGCGCCGGATCGGTGAACCGGCACATGAATTCCTGCCAGTCGGCGGCCGCCGCCGCTCCCACTTCGATGTAGCTTGGGACGAGCGGGAAAAACCAACGATGCAGCCGACACGAGCCCTCACCATCACGGCGCTTTTCTGCATCCTGTGCGCCCCGTGGCTGGCGCGGGGACAGACCGGCGCCGGGGATGACTTGACCTCCCTCACCATCGAGGAACTAATGCGCGTGAAAGTGTTCAGCGCCTCGCGCCACCTGGAGGAGGCGCGCGCCGCGCCGGCGGCCGTGACTGTGGTCACCGCCGAGGAGATCGCCACCTTTGGCTGGCGCACGCTGAGCGAAGTCCTGAACAGCGTGCGCGGTTTCTACACCGCCTATGACCGCAACTATTCCTACCTCGGTGTGCGCGGATTGCTGCGGCCCGGCGACTACAACTCCCGCGTTCTGTTTCTCATCAACGGCCACCGGATCAACGACAATATCTACGACAGCGCCTCGATCGGCACCGAATTCCCTTTGGACATGGACCTGGTGGAGCGCATCGAGATCGTGCGCGGTCCGGGTTCCTCCCTGTATGGAACCGACGCCATCTTCGCAGTGGTCAATGTCATCACCCGCAAGCCCCGCGCTCCCTTCCAGGTGGAGGTGGCGGGGAGCGACGCTTCGTTTCTCAGCCGGACCGGACGCGTAACCCTCAGCCTGGAGCACGGCCGCGCCTCGGCCTTGGTTTCCGGCAGCCTGTACCGCAGCGACGGCCATGAAGTCCTTTACTATCCGGAGTTCTCCTCCATCAACGGCGGCCGCGCCATCGATGCCGACGGTGACTCCTTCGGGCACCTCTTTGCCGACCTGCGTTACAAGGATTTTCGCCTGCAGGGACTCTTGTCCGAGCGCAGAAAAACCATTCCAACGGCTTCCTTCGGCACCCGCTTCAACGATCCCGGCACCTGGACCCGGGACACGAACGCTTACCTTGATTTCAGCTATCACCACGATTTCGCCGCGCGCACCGAGCTCACCCTGCGCACCTACTACGATCACTACCACTATCAAGGTGAGTATGCCTACAGCGAACCCGATGGTTCCGGCCGCTACTTGAACGCGGACGATGCCCTCGCCGAATGGGCCGGCGTCGACTTCAACCTCGGGCGCGCCTTGGGCCGCCACCGCATCAGCGTGGGCGCGGAGTACGAATACAGT
Coding sequences within it:
- a CDS encoding TonB-dependent receptor, encoding MQPTRALTITALFCILCAPWLARGQTGAGDDLTSLTIEELMRVKVFSASRHLEEARAAPAAVTVVTAEEIATFGWRTLSEVLNSVRGFYTAYDRNYSYLGVRGLLRPGDYNSRVLFLINGHRINDNIYDSASIGTEFPLDMDLVERIEIVRGPGSSLYGTDAIFAVVNVITRKPRAPFQVEVAGSDASFLSRTGRVTLSLEHGRASALVSGSLYRSDGHEVLYYPEFSSINGGRAIDADGDSFGHLFADLRYKDFRLQGLLSERRKTIPTASFGTRFNDPGTWTRDTNAYLDFSYHHDFAARTELTLRTYYDHYHYQGEYAYSEPDGSGRYLNADDALAEWAGVDFNLGRALGRHRISVGAEYEYSFRANQDNYDIGVAWYVHDRRNPWRAATYGEAELKLLSTLTVSAGGRIDYFGHFGATASPRLAAIYQPNSRTTVKYIFGRAFRAPNAYQAYYADGFSVEANPGLSPETVLSHTVMLERTVTSWLLLSGGLFHNSIGNLIDVTTDPATGLAQFINVGHLTARGLEFEARAGQMSGFNVRASYTATDARDPTTGSRLNNAPLHLAKLHGRAPLAGKAIVGLELLYASAQRSYKDARVSPSLLTNLTVSSRPLGQHWEFSASCYNLFDRRWYSPPAPEHVQSGIEQDGRAFRVKVVYRFSTAPELQR